In the genome of Phlebotomus papatasi isolate M1 chromosome 2, Ppap_2.1, whole genome shotgun sequence, one region contains:
- the LOC129800723 gene encoding proton-coupled amino acid transporter-like protein CG1139 yields MSSGNYDPHLHREGSNRLSSSAALVHILKAIMGSGILAMPDAMKNCGYIGGSVGTVLITVLILCCIHMLVRCSYVICKKHRVPIMSYAETVKAAVVDGPPWLRPYANCFHHLVNIFLIFAQIGICCIYVAFTAENLRKIIMSELDFHMDLRLYMLALLVPFILLCFIRNLKYLAPISMVANVLTIVGLSIVLYYIYRDGLSFEDRQAFSPISQWPLFVGTVFFTLGAIGVVVSVEYDMETPQDFGGLFGIMNIAMSIVSLLGIFIGVSGYLKYGEDIKGSVTLNFPTEEM; encoded by the coding sequence ATGTCCAGTGGAAATTACGATCCCCATTTGCATCGTGAGGGGTCGAATAGATTGTCTAGTTCTGCTGCATTGGTGCATATCCTGAAGGCAATAATGGGTTCAGGAATTCTCGCCATGCCAGATGCTATGAAAAATTGCGGCTACATTGGTGGATCTGTGGGAACGGTGTTAATCACTGTTCTTATTCTATGTTGCATCCATATGCTCGTGAGGTGTTCATATGTTATTTGCAAGAAACATAGAGTTCCAATTATGTCTTACGCAGAAACAGTTAAAGCTGCGGTAGTCGATGGACCGCCTTGGCTCAGGCCATACGCCAACTGCTTCCACCATCTCGTCAATATATTCCTCATTTTTGCACAAATAGGAATATGTTGCATCTATGTGGCTTTTACGGCGGAGAATCTACGAAAAATTATCATGTCTGAGTTAGATTTTCATATGGACCTGAGACTCTACATGTTAGCTCTTCTTGTGCCTTTCATCCTCCTTTGCTTCATCCGCAATCTGAAGTACCTAGCACCCATTTCCATGGTAGCCAACGTCCTCACCATCGTTGGACTCAGCATAGTCCTCTACTATATCTACAGAGATGGCCTTTCCTTCGAAGATCGCCAGGCTTTTAGTCCAATCTCCCAATGGCCATTGTTTGTTGGTACAGTCTTCTTCACCCTTGGAGCAATTGGAGTGGTAGTCTCAGTTGAATACGACATGGAGACACCTCAAGATTTCGGAGGATTATTCGGTATTATGAATATTGCTATGTCAATCGTATCACTCCTCGGTATCTTTATTGGAGTTAGTGGGTACCTCAAGTACGGTGAAGATATCAAGGGTAGTGTCACCCTCAACTTCCCCACAGAGGAAATGTAA